The Victivallis sp. Marseille-Q1083 genome has a window encoding:
- the ltrA gene encoding group II intron reverse transcriptase/maturase translates to MDRLEAEENPGVRSMLTRETEAKDGADLFERILERNNLNRAYKQVKRNGGAPGVDGMTVDDLLAYLCEHKESFLENLRTETYRPQPVRRVEIPKPDGGIRMLGVPTGMDRMIQQAISQVLCPIFEEEFSENSYGFRPGRSAHQAIRQARKYYNQGYRRVVDLDLSKYFDTMNHELLMEMLRAKISDQRVLCLIKRYLKSGVMINGVVTRTEEGSPQGGNLSPLLSNIYLTAFDRELERRGHKFVRYADDVNIYVRSQRAAERVLASSRRFLEAKLKLKVNESKSKAGSPLKLKFLGFALRSTTKGQAGIRIHEKSIDRFKAKVRELTRRNQGNSVEYMLYKLRQYTVGWLGYYAIADMKMFMQNMNEWIQRKIRTYVWKQWKRVRTRFTRLQSLGISEGKAWEWANTRKGYWHIARSWILHRVLPSQRIAEIGYDDILLRYKALHSSC, encoded by the coding sequence ATGGATAGGCTGGAAGCCGAAGAGAATCCGGGAGTGCGGAGCATGCTTACGCGGGAAACTGAAGCGAAAGACGGTGCTGATTTGTTTGAACGCATCCTTGAGCGTAACAACCTCAACCGTGCGTACAAGCAAGTCAAGAGAAACGGCGGAGCGCCGGGCGTGGACGGAATGACCGTTGACGACCTGTTGGCGTATCTGTGCGAACACAAGGAAAGTTTCCTTGAAAATCTCCGAACCGAAACGTATCGCCCGCAACCGGTGCGCCGGGTTGAAATCCCGAAACCGGACGGGGGGATACGGATGCTTGGTGTTCCAACGGGCATGGATCGGATGATTCAACAGGCAATATCGCAGGTCCTCTGCCCGATATTCGAGGAGGAATTTTCAGAAAACAGCTACGGTTTCCGACCGGGGCGTAGCGCTCATCAGGCCATCCGGCAAGCACGGAAATACTACAATCAAGGCTATCGGCGGGTTGTCGATCTTGACTTGAGCAAGTATTTCGACACCATGAACCATGAGCTGTTGATGGAAATGTTGCGGGCCAAAATCTCTGATCAACGAGTTTTGTGCCTGATTAAACGCTACTTGAAGAGCGGAGTCATGATCAATGGCGTGGTGACGCGAACGGAAGAAGGCAGTCCACAGGGCGGCAATCTTTCGCCATTGCTGAGCAACATCTACCTGACCGCTTTCGACCGGGAATTGGAACGCCGTGGACACAAGTTCGTACGATATGCGGACGATGTCAACATCTACGTCAGAAGTCAACGCGCCGCCGAACGCGTACTTGCGAGCAGCAGACGGTTTCTTGAAGCGAAATTGAAACTCAAAGTAAACGAATCCAAAAGTAAAGCGGGAAGTCCGCTGAAGCTGAAGTTTCTCGGCTTCGCACTGCGAAGTACGACGAAAGGACAGGCCGGAATTCGAATACACGAGAAGTCTATAGACCGCTTCAAAGCCAAGGTTCGCGAGCTGACCCGAAGGAATCAGGGAAATTCGGTGGAATATATGCTGTACAAACTTCGGCAATATACCGTCGGATGGCTCGGATACTATGCGATTGCGGACATGAAGATGTTTATGCAAAACATGAATGAATGGATTCAACGGAAAATTCGGACGTATGTTTGGAAACAGTGGAAACGAGTACGGACACGATTTACGCGACTGCAATCGTTGGGTATTTCCGAGGGAAAAGCGTGGGAATGGGCGAATACGAGGAAAGGCTACTGGCATATTGCCCGTAGTTGGATTTTACATCGTGTATTGCCGTCTCAACGCATTGCCGAAATAGGGTATGACGATATCCTACTTCGGTACAAAGCGTTGCACTCAAGCTGCTGA
- a CDS encoding IS110 family transposase, with product MRKCSTVSFEGQVIFVGIDVHKESWVVNLRHCHRELDKFSMNPSPEMLAKYLKMNYPGAEYRSVYEAGFSGFWAHRRLCELGIENIVINPADVPTSGKERDRKNDAVDSRKLARELENRTLEGIYIPPEDNLELRNLVRRETKLTGNITRVKNRIKGHLNFMGLKFGSWSGSSLKMMYADAAKRYDYALQSMLRELRFLREEKLHVIRDERRCLKRLKRDKVQKHLQSIPGVGFHTAVMLQAELWDLLRFEDKDSLSSYVGFAPRLVGSGEHEAVKSAGNRKKKQLHAILIQSAWRSVSYNLEIRARYGALLHKGASPQRAISIIGKKLLYALRAVWLQERDYMVSASE from the coding sequence ATGAGAAAATGTAGCACGGTATCGTTCGAAGGTCAAGTGATATTTGTCGGAATTGATGTGCACAAGGAAAGTTGGGTGGTGAATTTGCGGCATTGCCACCGTGAACTGGACAAGTTCAGCATGAATCCGAGCCCTGAGATGTTGGCGAAGTATCTGAAGATGAACTATCCGGGCGCCGAGTACCGGAGCGTTTACGAGGCAGGATTCAGCGGATTCTGGGCGCACCGGCGATTGTGTGAGCTCGGGATTGAGAATATCGTAATCAACCCGGCGGACGTGCCGACCAGCGGCAAGGAGCGCGACCGCAAGAACGATGCGGTGGACAGCCGAAAATTGGCGCGGGAACTGGAGAACCGGACATTGGAAGGGATCTATATTCCGCCTGAAGATAATTTGGAATTGAGAAACCTGGTCAGACGTGAAACGAAACTGACCGGCAATATAACCAGGGTCAAAAACCGGATCAAAGGACACCTGAATTTCATGGGGTTGAAGTTTGGAAGTTGGTCTGGAAGTTCTTTGAAAATGATGTATGCGGACGCGGCAAAGCGTTACGATTATGCCTTGCAGAGCATGTTGCGGGAACTGCGTTTTCTCAGAGAAGAGAAACTGCATGTGATCCGCGATGAACGGCGGTGTCTGAAGCGTTTGAAGCGCGACAAAGTACAGAAGCATCTACAGAGTATACCTGGCGTCGGGTTTCATACGGCGGTGATGCTGCAGGCCGAATTGTGGGACTTGCTGCGCTTTGAAGACAAGGATTCGCTGAGCTCGTATGTGGGATTCGCACCGAGGTTGGTCGGCAGCGGCGAACACGAGGCCGTCAAATCCGCCGGGAATCGCAAGAAAAAGCAACTGCATGCCATCCTGATCCAGTCGGCGTGGAGGTCGGTGTCGTACAATCTGGAGATTCGGGCCAGATATGGAGCCTTGCTTCATAAGGGGGCCAGTCCACAACGGGCTATTTCGATCATCGGCAAGAAATTGCTCTATGCGCTTCGGGCCGTGTGGCTCCAGGAACGTGATTACATGGTATCCGCAAGTGAATAA
- a CDS encoding YbhB/YbcL family Raf kinase inhibitor-like protein, whose protein sequence is MLVESSGISGGIIQDRFGKRGHQQFKGMPTRSLPVAISSAPVGTVSYALTLLDYDAVPVAGFCWIHWLAANISTPELPENASIELRGQFVQGVNSWHSPLLKEQALPEEAATGYGGMVPPNAPHRYLLTVYALDCRLTLQEGFKFNELLEGLSGHILAAGTLVGIYDN, encoded by the coding sequence CTGCTGGTGGAATCGTCCGGCATTTCCGGCGGGATTATTCAAGACCGTTTCGGCAAACGCGGCCATCAGCAGTTCAAAGGTATGCCGACCCGCTCGCTGCCGGTCGCGATTTCCAGCGCGCCGGTCGGTACGGTAAGTTATGCCTTGACGCTGCTCGATTACGATGCCGTCCCGGTGGCCGGCTTCTGCTGGATTCATTGGCTTGCCGCCAATATCTCCACCCCGGAATTGCCGGAAAATGCTTCGATAGAGCTTCGGGGACAATTCGTTCAAGGAGTCAACAGTTGGCATTCGCCGTTGCTGAAAGAACAGGCCTTGCCGGAGGAGGCGGCTACCGGTTATGGCGGCATGGTTCCGCCGAATGCACCGCACCGTTATCTGTTGACGGTCTATGCGCTAGACTGTCGACTGACGCTGCAGGAGGGATTTAAGTTCAACGAATTGCTTGAGGGGCTGTCCGGTCATATTCTGGCAGCCGGAACCCTGGTCGGCATTTACGACAATTAA